The Pseudomonadota bacterium genome segment CGACCTGCTTCAGGTCATCGGACATACCGCTGAAACGCTCGTTGTTCATGAACCAGAGCGCGCCCATGTACGCGTGGCCGTCCAGCGTCACGTACTGCAAGCCTGCGTCCGGGAACTTCATGTTCATGATGTCCGTAATGCCGTTCTTGGAGCCCTCGACAACACCGGTCTGAAAGCTGGTGAACAGCTCGGGCCAGGGGATCGGTGTCGGGCTTGCGCCGAGCGCCTTAACCAGCACCTGGGGCAGGTCAGCAACCACGGTGCGGATCTTCAGACCGTCCATGTCCGACGGGTTCTGCACGCGGCGCTTGGTGTTGGCAAAGTTGCGCCACCCGCCGGTGTTGCCGATGGTCATCAGTCGAATGGCACCGCCTGAGCCGTCCATGACCATCTTCTGCATGGTCTGGACGAATTCGGAACCGTTGGCGAGCGCAGACTCCGCGACGCGGTCATCGGCCATCAGGTAGGGCAGGTCGAGTACCTGGACGAACGGGAACAGGCCCGAGGTGCCACCGGACGTCTGAATGACCACGTCGATGGTGCC includes the following:
- the dctP gene encoding TRAP transporter substrate-binding protein DctP — translated: MMKGSLKTLALAAAVALGATAAQAADITLRATANSNENDEDYDGLVVFKNYVEAASNGAIEVELFIGTQLCSNGTECLQGIADGTIDVVIQTSGGTSGLFPFVQVLDLPYLMADDRVAESALANGSEFVQTMQKMVMDGSGGAIRLMTIGNTGGWRNFANTKRRVQNPSDMDGLKIRTVVADLPQVLVKALGASPTPIPWPELFTSFQTGVVEGSKNGITDIMNMKFPDAGLQYVTLDGHAYMGALWFMNNERFSGMSDDLKQVVVDGFYQLQQATFASPKRKSIQAYSDFVAGGGDLYVPTPAEKAAFKEAAAPVYEWFKQNVDGGEAAFDALVSSVAAAEDSLSAVRAADMQ